In the genome of Magnetospirillum sp. WYHS-4, one region contains:
- a CDS encoding EAL domain-containing protein: MNEPVFAKVLDATDTGLAVIGPDRRIELWNAWLARGTGIGAVTAVGRTVEELFPSLVGTRVPAAIDNTLTKGLSSLLTAALNPMLFPLKGRQRQRPIEQMVMVKVVTDAMDRRHCLIQVLDVSDAAAREKMLRQQARTLQALADNHRQSELRIRAIVDSALDAIVAFDEEGRIVTCNPAAERVFGCAAPTLLGSAVENLVQWQDMSDSAARSRVPPQGIWRRLTAAQGVHECTGQRHDGTAITLELSLAEMGMDGRSLFVMTARDITLRKQVEARIHYLAHYDSLTDLPNRVLYRERLGQVFAQTKRHPKPFALMMLDLDRFKEVNDTLGHHVGDVLLRAAGRRIVGAVRESDTVARLGGDEFAVILTNLNNADGAGTVAEAIVAKLSTPFELEGHEVKTSTSIGIAIFPSDGGTPEELMKHADLALYRSKAKGRNTYQFYVPQLDAEVQAHKGMEKDLRRALQGPDVDLHFQPMIDVRGNRLNGLEALMRWNHPMRGFLEAKDFIPVVRDTDLIVPVGHWVLKRACTQLKAWLDSGLAVPRVAVNLSPAELCHRLLLPTLRHILAESGIDPWLIQLEFSEAALRLAADRAHSVLEELHSFGVRLAVDDFGTGVSSLEHLRRHPVDQLKVAPVFVTGEPGDSMLAALVGLGRSLGARVVAEGVETAEQMDAVRQAGADEAQGYHLGAPLPPAEAAARWLAK; this comes from the coding sequence ATGAACGAACCCGTCTTTGCCAAGGTCCTGGATGCCACCGATACCGGCCTTGCGGTGATCGGCCCCGATCGCCGCATCGAGCTATGGAACGCTTGGCTGGCCCGCGGCACCGGCATCGGCGCCGTCACCGCCGTCGGCCGGACCGTCGAGGAACTGTTCCCCAGCCTGGTCGGCACCCGCGTACCCGCCGCCATCGACAACACCTTGACCAAGGGCCTGTCCTCCCTGCTGACCGCAGCCCTCAATCCGATGCTCTTTCCGCTGAAGGGACGGCAGCGGCAGCGCCCCATCGAACAGATGGTGATGGTCAAAGTGGTGACCGACGCGATGGACCGTCGCCACTGCCTGATCCAGGTGCTGGACGTTTCCGACGCCGCCGCCCGCGAGAAGATGCTGCGTCAGCAGGCCCGCACCCTGCAGGCCCTGGCCGACAACCACCGCCAGAGCGAACTGCGCATCCGCGCCATCGTCGACAGTGCCCTGGATGCCATCGTCGCCTTCGACGAGGAAGGCCGGATCGTCACGTGCAATCCGGCGGCCGAGCGGGTTTTCGGCTGCGCCGCCCCGACCCTGCTGGGTTCGGCGGTGGAGAATCTGGTGCAGTGGCAGGACATGTCCGATTCGGCGGCCCGGTCGCGGGTGCCGCCGCAGGGCATCTGGCGCCGACTGACCGCCGCCCAGGGAGTCCACGAATGCACCGGCCAGCGCCACGACGGCACGGCCATCACCCTCGAACTCAGCTTGGCCGAAATGGGCATGGACGGACGCAGCCTGTTCGTCATGACGGCGCGCGACATCACGTTGCGCAAGCAGGTGGAAGCCCGCATCCATTACCTGGCCCATTACGACAGCCTGACCGACCTGCCCAACCGGGTTCTTTACCGCGAACGCCTGGGACAGGTGTTCGCCCAGACCAAGCGCCATCCCAAACCTTTCGCCCTGATGATGCTCGACCTCGATCGCTTCAAGGAAGTCAACGACACGCTGGGCCACCATGTCGGCGACGTGCTTCTGCGGGCGGCGGGCCGAAGGATTGTCGGCGCGGTGCGCGAAAGCGACACCGTGGCCCGTCTGGGCGGCGACGAATTCGCGGTGATCCTCACCAACCTGAACAACGCCGACGGCGCCGGGACGGTCGCCGAAGCCATCGTCGCCAAGCTCTCCACCCCCTTCGAACTGGAAGGCCACGAAGTCAAGACCAGCACCAGCATCGGCATCGCCATCTTCCCCAGCGATGGCGGCACACCGGAAGAGCTGATGAAACATGCCGACCTGGCGCTCTACCGCTCCAAGGCCAAGGGCCGCAACACCTACCAGTTCTACGTCCCGCAACTGGACGCCGAAGTCCAGGCCCACAAGGGCATGGAAAAGGATCTGCGCCGAGCCCTGCAGGGCCCGGATGTCGATCTGCATTTCCAGCCGATGATCGACGTGCGCGGCAACCGGCTCAACGGCCTGGAAGCCTTGATGCGCTGGAACCACCCCATGCGCGGCTTCCTGGAAGCCAAGGACTTCATCCCCGTGGTGCGCGATACCGACCTGATCGTACCGGTCGGCCATTGGGTGCTCAAGCGCGCCTGCACCCAGTTGAAGGCCTGGCTGGATTCCGGCCTGGCCGTGCCGCGGGTGGCGGTGAACCTGTCGCCGGCCGAGCTTTGCCATCGCCTGCTGCTGCCGACCCTTCGCCATATCCTGGCGGAAAGCGGCATCGACCCGTGGTTGATCCAGTTGGAATTCTCCGAGGCCGCCCTGCGGCTGGCCGCCGACCGAGCCCATAGCGTGCTGGAGGAACTGCATTCCTTCGGAGTTCGGCTGGCGGTGGACGATTTCGGCACCGGGGTTTCATCGCTGGAGCACCTGCGCCGCCACCCGGTCGACCAGTTGAAGGTGGCGCCCGTCTTCGTCACCGGCGAGCCCGGAGACAGCATGCTGGCCGCCCTGGTCGGACTGGGGCGGAGCCTGGGAGCACGGGTAGTCGCCGAGGGCGTCGAGACCGCAGAGCAAATGGACGCGGTCCGCCAAGCGGGGGCCGACGAGGCCCAGGGCTACCATCTGGGCGCCCCCCTGCCGCCCGCCGAGGCCGCCGCCCGCTGGCTGGCGAAGTAG
- a CDS encoding chemotaxis protein CheC, translating to MDDLTEFQHAAITEMLNIAIGKSAAALNALVDEEVTLSVPEVIFTTCGEAARMIEKQAGSVACAVMQEFVGAFSGNAMLIFPEAKSLALVRLMIGEAVPLESLTELEQEALTEVGNIVLNASLGTLANLLGLEIDSSLPVYLSGTGSAILQDAVGKCADSDWALLVEVDFELKKSNIDGYVLLMLDVASAQRFGDLVDAYVKNFMS from the coding sequence ATGGATGACCTGACAGAATTCCAGCACGCCGCCATCACCGAAATGCTGAACATCGCCATCGGCAAGTCGGCGGCGGCACTGAACGCCCTGGTAGACGAGGAAGTCACCCTCTCCGTCCCCGAGGTGATTTTCACCACCTGCGGCGAGGCCGCCCGCATGATCGAGAAGCAGGCCGGCAGCGTTGCCTGCGCGGTCATGCAGGAATTCGTCGGCGCCTTCTCCGGCAATGCCATGCTGATCTTCCCGGAAGCCAAGAGCCTCGCGCTGGTGCGATTGATGATCGGCGAGGCCGTGCCCCTGGAATCCCTGACCGAGTTGGAGCAGGAAGCCCTCACCGAGGTGGGCAACATCGTGCTCAACGCCTCGCTCGGCACCCTGGCCAACCTTCTGGGGCTGGAGATCGACAGTTCCCTGCCCGTCTATCTTTCCGGTACCGGGTCGGCCATCCTGCAGGACGCGGTCGGCAAATGCGCCGATAGCGACTGGGCCCTGCTGGTCGAGGTCGACTTCGAACTCAAGAAGAGTAACATCGACGGCTACGTCCTCCTGATGTTGGATGTGGCCTCGGCGCAGCGCTTCGGCGACTTGGTCGACGCCTACGTCAAGAACTTCATGTCCTGA
- a CDS encoding response regulator, which yields MSKSVLLVDDNRVARLMLRMVIAELRPDWTIAEAQNGEDALAMAARDRFDVLLVDVGLPGMSGLEVAARLKEHFPDSALAMVTANIQKPVRDRAAALGAAFIEKPLRPETLLEFFTRSEASHG from the coding sequence GTGAGCAAATCGGTCCTCCTGGTGGACGACAACCGGGTCGCAAGATTGATGCTGCGCATGGTGATCGCCGAACTGCGTCCCGACTGGACGATCGCCGAAGCCCAGAACGGCGAGGACGCCCTGGCCATGGCGGCACGGGACCGCTTCGACGTCCTGCTGGTCGACGTCGGACTGCCCGGCATGAGCGGCCTGGAGGTCGCGGCCCGCCTGAAGGAACATTTCCCCGACAGTGCGTTGGCCATGGTGACCGCCAACATCCAAAAGCCGGTGCGCGACCGGGCGGCGGCTTTGGGCGCCGCTTTCATCGAGAAGCCCCTGAGGCCCGAAACCCTCCTGGAGTTCTTCACCCGCTCCGAGGCCAGCCATGGATGA
- the carB gene encoding carbamoyl-phosphate synthase large subunit — translation MPKRTDIQSILIIGAGPIVIGQACEFDYSGAQACKALKQEGYRVVLVNSNPATIMTDPGLADATYIEPIVPEFLERIIEREKPDAVLPTMGGQTALNAAMELDRSGFLKKAGVELIGANAAVIAKAEDRLLFRDAMEKIGLACPKSRLVKTMEEARAAADAIGLPLIVRPSFTLGGIGGGIAYNRVEFEQIVAGGLAASPVHEVLVEESVLGWKEYEMEVVRDGADNCIIVCSIENVDPMGVHTGDSITVAPALTLTDKEFQIMRDASIAVLREIGVDTGGSNVQFAINPDNGRMVVIEMNPRVSRSSALASKATGFPIAKVAAKLAVGYRLDELTNDITGVTPASFEPTIDYVVTKIPRFTFEKFPGTPALLTTSMKSVGEAMAIGRTFQESLQKGLRSMETGLTGLNPPDLGDDTGDLDAVMKLLSQPRPDRLLVIAQAFRLGAGVEEVRIASRYDRWFLEQIKALVDTEEAIRKNGLPPDAPGMLRLKKMGFSDTRLAELSGKTPADLANRRRMLDVHPVYKRVDTCAAEFPSRTPYMYSAYEGDGVNAPECEAEVSARAKVAILGGGPNRIGQGIEFDYCCVHAAYALKEAGFETIMVNCNPETVSTDYDTSDRLYFEPLTEEDVVELIRKEQTAGDFRGVIVQFGGQTPLKLAAALERARIPILGTSYDAIDLAEDRERFQVLLHKLGLRQPANGLARSVEEAVDVAIRIGYPLVIRPSYVLGGRAMEIVHDVQALMRYMKTAVKVSGDSPVLLDSYLQDAIEVDVDALADGTDVYVAGVMQHIEEAGIHSGDSACSLPPYSLSEATVAELRRQSVELARGLNVVGLMNVQFAVKGGDIYVLEVNPRASRTVPFVAKATGVPIAKIAARVMAGEKLASFGLKEAPEMAHIAVKEAVFPFARFPGVDVILGPEMKSTGEVMGLDTDFGRAYAKSQVGAGSKLPEGGAVFISVKKRDKAAAAQLAGRLAALGFKLLATDGTAQFLRDTGLEVAETLKVAEGRPNCEDAILSGQVQLVINTTEGAKAIADSYSIRRSALMNNVPYYTTMTAASAVVRALEAVRGATLAVAPLQSYFKSTF, via the coding sequence ATGCCCAAACGCACAGACATCCAGTCCATCCTGATCATCGGCGCCGGCCCCATCGTGATCGGCCAAGCCTGCGAATTCGACTATTCGGGTGCCCAGGCCTGCAAGGCCCTGAAGCAGGAAGGCTACCGGGTGGTGCTGGTCAATTCCAACCCGGCCACCATCATGACCGATCCCGGTCTGGCGGACGCCACCTATATCGAGCCCATCGTCCCCGAATTCCTGGAACGGATCATCGAGCGCGAGAAGCCCGACGCCGTGCTGCCCACCATGGGCGGCCAGACGGCGCTGAACGCCGCCATGGAACTGGACCGTTCCGGCTTTTTGAAGAAGGCCGGGGTGGAACTGATCGGCGCCAACGCCGCCGTGATCGCCAAGGCGGAAGACCGCCTGCTGTTCCGCGACGCCATGGAAAAGATCGGGCTCGCCTGCCCCAAGAGCCGCCTGGTCAAGACCATGGAAGAAGCGCGCGCCGCCGCCGATGCCATCGGCCTGCCGCTCATCGTCCGGCCGTCCTTCACCCTGGGCGGCATCGGGGGCGGCATCGCCTACAACCGGGTCGAGTTCGAGCAGATCGTCGCCGGCGGCCTGGCCGCTTCCCCCGTGCACGAGGTCCTGGTCGAGGAATCGGTGCTGGGCTGGAAGGAATACGAGATGGAGGTCGTGCGCGACGGCGCCGACAACTGCATCATCGTCTGTTCCATCGAAAACGTCGATCCGATGGGCGTCCATACCGGCGATTCGATCACCGTGGCGCCTGCGCTGACGCTCACCGACAAGGAATTCCAAATCATGCGCGACGCCTCGATCGCGGTGCTGCGCGAGATCGGGGTGGATACCGGCGGCTCCAACGTGCAGTTCGCCATCAATCCGGACAACGGCCGCATGGTGGTGATCGAGATGAACCCGCGGGTGTCGCGGTCCTCGGCGCTGGCCTCGAAGGCCACCGGCTTTCCCATCGCCAAGGTGGCTGCCAAGCTGGCGGTCGGCTACCGCCTGGACGAACTGACCAACGACATCACCGGCGTGACCCCGGCTTCCTTCGAGCCGACCATCGACTACGTGGTCACCAAGATCCCCCGCTTCACCTTCGAGAAGTTCCCCGGCACCCCGGCGCTGCTCACCACGTCCATGAAGTCGGTGGGCGAGGCCATGGCCATCGGCCGCACCTTCCAGGAATCCCTGCAAAAGGGCCTCAGGTCCATGGAAACCGGCCTGACCGGACTGAACCCGCCGGACCTGGGGGACGACACGGGCGACCTGGATGCCGTGATGAAGCTGCTGTCCCAGCCCCGTCCCGACCGCCTTCTGGTCATCGCCCAGGCCTTCCGGCTGGGGGCCGGCGTCGAGGAGGTGCGCATCGCTTCCCGCTACGACCGCTGGTTCCTGGAACAGATCAAGGCCCTCGTCGATACCGAGGAAGCCATCCGCAAGAACGGCCTGCCGCCCGACGCGCCGGGCATGCTGCGCCTGAAGAAGATGGGCTTTTCCGATACCCGCCTGGCGGAGCTGTCGGGCAAGACTCCGGCCGATCTGGCCAACCGGCGGCGCATGCTGGACGTGCACCCGGTCTACAAGCGGGTGGATACCTGCGCCGCCGAGTTTCCGTCGCGCACCCCCTACATGTATTCGGCCTACGAGGGCGACGGAGTGAATGCCCCCGAATGCGAGGCCGAGGTTTCCGCCCGCGCCAAGGTGGCGATCCTGGGCGGCGGTCCGAACCGCATCGGCCAGGGCATCGAATTCGACTACTGCTGCGTCCATGCCGCCTACGCGCTGAAGGAGGCGGGGTTCGAGACCATCATGGTCAACTGCAACCCCGAAACGGTGTCCACCGACTACGACACCTCGGACCGCCTCTATTTCGAGCCCCTGACCGAAGAAGACGTCGTCGAACTGATCCGCAAGGAACAGACGGCCGGCGACTTCCGGGGGGTGATCGTGCAGTTCGGCGGCCAGACGCCCTTGAAGCTGGCGGCGGCGCTGGAACGGGCGCGCATCCCCATCCTGGGCACCTCGTACGACGCCATCGACCTGGCGGAAGACCGCGAACGCTTCCAGGTCCTTTTGCACAAGCTGGGGCTGCGCCAGCCGGCCAACGGCTTGGCGCGTTCGGTCGAGGAAGCCGTCGATGTGGCCATTCGCATCGGCTATCCCCTGGTCATCCGGCCGTCCTACGTGCTGGGCGGGCGGGCGATGGAAATCGTCCACGACGTCCAGGCCCTGATGCGCTACATGAAGACTGCCGTGAAGGTGTCGGGCGACAGCCCGGTGCTGCTGGATTCCTACCTGCAGGACGCCATCGAGGTGGATGTGGATGCGCTGGCCGACGGCACCGACGTCTATGTGGCCGGCGTCATGCAGCATATCGAGGAAGCGGGCATCCATTCGGGCGATTCCGCCTGTTCCCTGCCCCCCTATTCCCTGAGCGAGGCCACGGTGGCCGAACTGCGCCGCCAATCGGTGGAACTGGCCCGCGGCTTGAACGTGGTGGGCTTGATGAACGTGCAGTTCGCGGTCAAGGGCGGCGACATCTACGTCCTGGAAGTCAACCCGCGCGCCAGCCGCACCGTGCCCTTCGTCGCCAAGGCGACCGGCGTGCCCATCGCCAAGATCGCGGCCCGCGTCATGGCGGGCGAGAAGCTGGCCTCCTTCGGCCTCAAGGAAGCGCCGGAGATGGCCCATATCGCGGTCAAGGAAGCGGTCTTCCCCTTCGCCCGCTTCCCCGGCGTCGACGTCATCCTGGGGCCCGAGATGAAGTCCACCGGCGAGGTGATGGGGCTCGATACCGATTTCGGCCGCGCCTACGCCAAGTCGCAGGTGGGTGCCGGTTCCAAGCTGCCGGAAGGCGGCGCGGTCTTCATTTCCGTCAAGAAGCGCGACAAGGCGGCCGCCGCCCAACTGGCCGGCCGCCTGGCGGCGCTGGGCTTCAAGCTGCTGGCCACCGACGGCACGGCGCAGTTCCTGCGCGACACCGGCCTGGAGGTGGCGGAAACCCTCAAGGTCGCCGAAGGCCGCCCCAACTGCGAGGATGCCATCCTGTCGGGCCAGGTGCAGTTGGTCATCAATACGACGGAAGGCGCCAAGGCCATCGCCGACAGCTATTCGATCCGCCGCTCCGCCCTGATGAACAACGTCCCCTACTACACGACCATGACGGCCGCCTCGGCCGTCGTCAGGGCCCTGGAAGCGGTGCGCGGCGCCACCCTTGCGGTAGCTCCGCTGCAGTCGTATTTTAAGAGCACGTTCTAG